A genomic stretch from Streptococcus oralis includes:
- the rlmN gene encoding 23S rRNA (adenine(2503)-C(2))-methyltransferase RlmN: MKPSIYSLTRQTMQEWVLEQGEKKFRADQIWEWLYRKRVQSFEEMTNLSKDLIAKLNDQFVVNPLKQRIVQESADGTVKYLFELPDGMLIETVLMRQHYGLSVCVTTQVGCNIGCTFCASGLIKKQRDLNNGEIVAQIMLVQKYFDERGQDERVSHIVVMGIGEPFDNYNNVLNFVRTINDDKGMAIGARHITVSTSGLAHKIRDFANEGVQVNLAVSLHAPNNELRSSIMKINRAFPIEKLFAAIEYYIETTNRRVTFEYIMLNEVNDGVEQALELAELLKNIKKLSYVNLIPYNPVSEHDQYSRSPKERVMAFYDTLKKKGVNCVVRQEHGTDIDAACGQLRSNTMKRDRQKAVAAVNP, from the coding sequence ATGAAACCGTCTATTTATAGTTTAACACGTCAAACCATGCAAGAATGGGTATTAGAACAAGGAGAAAAGAAATTCCGAGCAGATCAAATCTGGGAATGGCTCTACCGTAAACGTGTGCAGTCATTTGAAGAAATGACCAACCTTTCTAAAGATTTGATTGCTAAGCTCAATGACCAGTTTGTGGTCAATCCTTTGAAACAACGGATTGTACAAGAGTCTGCTGATGGTACCGTTAAGTATCTTTTTGAGTTGCCAGATGGCATGTTGATTGAGACAGTACTCATGCGTCAACACTACGGTTTATCAGTCTGTGTGACCACTCAGGTCGGCTGTAATATTGGTTGTACCTTCTGTGCATCTGGTTTGATCAAAAAGCAACGTGACCTCAATAACGGGGAAATCGTAGCGCAGATTATGCTGGTTCAGAAATACTTTGATGAACGTGGTCAGGACGAACGTGTCAGCCATATTGTTGTCATGGGAATTGGTGAACCATTTGATAACTACAACAATGTATTGAATTTTGTTCGTACCATCAATGATGACAAGGGGATGGCGATCGGTGCTCGTCACATCACGGTTTCAACCTCAGGTTTGGCCCATAAAATTCGTGACTTTGCTAATGAAGGCGTACAGGTCAATCTGGCTGTGTCCCTTCACGCACCCAACAATGAATTGCGTTCAAGCATCATGAAGATTAACCGTGCCTTTCCGATTGAAAAACTCTTCGCAGCTATTGAGTATTACATTGAAACAACCAATCGCCGTGTGACCTTTGAATATATCATGCTCAATGAAGTCAACGATGGTGTAGAACAAGCCTTGGAGCTGGCGGAATTGCTCAAAAATATCAAGAAATTGTCTTATGTAAACTTGATTCCTTATAACCCAGTTAGTGAACACGACCAATATAGCCGTAGTCCTAAAGAGCGCGTGATGGCCTTCTACGATACCCTCAAGAAAAAAGGGGTCAACTGTGTT
- a CDS encoding YutD family protein, which translates to MRKEIAPELYNYNKFPGPEFHVNGDKVETEGIAFTLVENIKDAFDVTVFNQRFSEVLTKFDYVVGDWSNEQLRLRGFYKDDRTDEKNEKISRLQDYLLEYCSYGCAYFVLENQAPKRASFDKKMRKKDEENLPRRGKKPSQNKRKPNADKRNRRRHKDQKSQKEDKGQRHFVIRQK; encoded by the coding sequence ATGCGTAAAGAAATTGCACCTGAATTATACAACTATAACAAGTTTCCTGGCCCAGAATTTCATGTAAATGGGGATAAGGTTGAGACTGAAGGGATTGCTTTTACCTTGGTTGAAAATATCAAGGATGCCTTCGATGTGACAGTCTTTAATCAACGCTTTTCAGAAGTGTTGACCAAGTTTGATTATGTCGTGGGGGACTGGAGCAATGAACAGCTTCGTCTACGTGGCTTTTATAAAGACGATCGAACAGATGAAAAAAATGAAAAGATAAGTCGCTTACAGGATTATCTTTTAGAGTACTGTAGTTATGGTTGTGCCTATTTTGTCCTAGAAAATCAAGCACCGAAGCGGGCTTCATTTGACAAAAAAATGCGTAAAAAGGATGAGGAAAACCTTCCTAGAAGAGGAAAGAAACCTTCGCAAAACAAGAGAAAACCAAATGCGGATAAGCGAAATAGACGTCGTCATAAGGACCAAAAGTCTCAGAAAGAGGACAAGGGACAGCGCCATTTTGTCATTCGTCAGAAATAG
- the holA gene encoding DNA polymerase III subunit delta, protein MLAIEDSQKLTLSNLSSLNLFTGTDQGQFEVMKRQVLKQIGYDPAVLNFAYFDMKEVAYKDLELELVSLPFFADEKIVILDHFVDITTAKKRFLTDDELKSFEEYLDNPSPTTKLLIFAEGKLDSKRRLVKLLKRDATVFDAIEPKEQELRQYFQKWSQTQGLQFVGQSFENLLIKSGFQFSEIQKNLLFLQSYKSDGVIEEKDIVGAIPKTLQDNIFDLTQFILAKKIDLARDLVRDLTLQGEDEIKLIAVMLGQFRTFTQVKILSETGQTESQIASSLGTYLGRNPNPYQIKFALRDSRGISLAFLKRAISYLIETDYQIKTGVYEKGYLFEKALLQIAAEAN, encoded by the coding sequence ATGCTAGCCATAGAAGACAGTCAGAAGTTGACTTTATCAAATCTATCTAGCTTGAACCTATTTACAGGGACAGATCAGGGTCAGTTTGAAGTTATGAAGAGACAAGTGTTGAAGCAGATTGGTTATGATCCAGCTGTTCTCAACTTTGCTTACTTTGATATGAAAGAAGTAGCTTATAAAGACTTAGAGTTGGAGTTGGTCAGTCTCCCTTTTTTTGCGGATGAGAAAATCGTGATATTAGACCATTTTGTTGATATTACAACAGCCAAAAAACGCTTTTTAACAGATGATGAGCTCAAGTCATTTGAGGAATACCTTGATAACCCTTCGCCAACAACCAAGTTATTGATATTTGCTGAAGGAAAGCTAGATAGTAAAAGACGGCTGGTCAAACTGCTCAAACGTGATGCGACTGTCTTTGATGCTATTGAACCCAAGGAACAAGAACTGCGCCAGTATTTCCAAAAATGGAGTCAGACACAAGGTTTGCAGTTTGTGGGGCAATCCTTTGAAAATCTCCTCATCAAGTCTGGTTTTCAGTTTAGCGAAATCCAGAAAAATCTCCTCTTTTTGCAGTCTTATAAGTCAGACGGCGTGATTGAGGAGAAGGATATTGTCGGAGCTATTCCAAAGACTTTGCAAGACAATATTTTTGATTTGACTCAGTTTATTTTAGCTAAGAAGATTGACCTGGCCCGTGACCTGGTTAGAGACTTGACCTTGCAAGGAGAGGATGAGATCAAGCTCATAGCTGTCATGTTAGGACAGTTTCGTACCTTTACCCAAGTGAAGATTTTATCAGAGACTGGTCAGACGGAATCGCAGATTGCAAGCAGTCTGGGAACTTACTTGGGGCGCAACCCTAATCCTTATCAAATCAAGTTTGCATTGAGAGATTCGAGAGGGATTTCCTTGGCCTTTCTCAAGCGAGCGATTTCTTATTTGATTGAAACAGACTACCAGATTAAGACAGGTGTCTATGAAAAAGGGTACCTGTTTGAAAAGGCACTTTTGCAGATCGCGGCAGAAGCAAATTGA
- the sodA gene encoding superoxide dismutase SodA, with protein MAIILPDLPYAYDALEPYIDAETMHLHHDKHHQTYVNNANAALEKHPEIGEDLEALLADVDSIPADIRQALINNGGGHLNHALFWELMTPEKTAPSAELAAAIDATFGSFEEFQAAFTAAATTRFGSGWAWLVVNKEGKLEVTSTANQDTPISEGKKPILGLDVWEHAYYVKYRNVRPDYIKAFFSVINWNKVDELYAAAK; from the coding sequence ATGGCTATTATCTTACCAGACCTTCCATACGCATACGACGCTTTGGAACCATACATCGATGCAGAAACAATGCACTTGCACCATGACAAACACCACCAAACTTATGTCAACAATGCAAATGCTGCTCTTGAAAAACACCCTGAAATTGGTGAAGACCTTGAAGCTTTGCTTGCTGATGTAGACTCTATCCCAGCTGATATCCGTCAAGCACTTATCAATAATGGTGGTGGACACTTGAACCATGCTCTTTTCTGGGAATTGATGACTCCTGAAAAAACTGCTCCATCAGCAGAACTTGCAGCAGCAATCGATGCAACATTTGGTTCATTTGAAGAGTTCCAAGCAGCCTTTACAGCAGCAGCTACAACTCGCTTCGGTTCTGGATGGGCATGGTTGGTTGTTAACAAAGAAGGGAAGCTTGAAGTAACTTCAACAGCAAACCAAGACACACCAATCTCAGAAGGTAAAAAACCAATCTTGGGCTTGGACGTTTGGGAACATGCTTACTACGTGAAATACCGCAATGTTCGTCCTGACTACATCAAAGCTTTCTTCTCAGTCATTAACTGGAACAAAGTAGACGAGCTTTACGCAGCAGCTAAATAA
- a CDS encoding TRZ/ATZ family protein: MKVYQHVNIVTCDQDFHVYLDGLLAVEASQIVYVGQEKQEILEQAEQIIDYQGAWIMPGLVNCHTHSAMTGLRGIRDDSNLHEWLNNYIWPAEAGFTPDMTTKAVKEALTEMLQSGTTTFNDMYNPNGVDIEQIYQAVKASKMRCYFSPTLFSSEAETTAETISRTRAIIEEILGYEDPNFKVMVAPHSPYSCSKDLLQASLDMAKELDIPIHIHVAETKEESGIILKRYGKRPLAFLEELGYLDHPSVFAHGVELNEREIERLATSQVAIAHNPISNLKLASGIAPIIQLQKAGVAVGIATDSVASNNNLDMFEEGRTAALLQKMKSGDASQFPIETALKALTIEGAKVLGMEKQIGSLEVGKQADFLVIQPQGKIHLQPQENMLSHLVYAVKSSDVDDVYIDGEQVVKQGQVLTVEL, translated from the coding sequence ATGAAAGTCTATCAGCATGTAAATATCGTGACTTGTGACCAAGATTTCCATGTCTATTTGGATGGTCTCTTAGCTGTTGAAGCATCTCAAATCGTCTATGTTGGTCAAGAGAAGCAAGAAATTTTAGAGCAAGCTGAGCAGATTATAGATTATCAGGGAGCCTGGATCATGCCTGGTTTGGTCAATTGCCACACCCATTCTGCCATGACAGGCTTGCGAGGGATCCGGGATGATAGTAATCTCCATGAATGGCTCAATAACTATATTTGGCCAGCAGAAGCAGGATTTACTCCCGACATGACTACCAAGGCGGTCAAAGAGGCTTTGACGGAGATGCTCCAGTCAGGGACAACAACCTTCAACGATATGTATAATCCCAATGGTGTGGATATTGAGCAAATTTATCAGGCAGTCAAGGCTTCCAAGATGCGTTGTTATTTCTCACCGACCCTCTTTTCTTCAGAGGCAGAAACAACTGCTGAGACCATAAGCAGAACACGAGCTATCATCGAGGAAATCTTAGGATATGAAGATCCAAATTTCAAGGTTATGGTAGCGCCACATTCTCCATACAGCTGTAGCAAAGACTTGCTTCAAGCGAGCTTAGATATGGCAAAAGAGCTGGACATTCCTATCCATATCCATGTAGCGGAGACCAAGGAAGAGTCAGGAATTATCCTGAAACGCTATGGCAAACGTCCCCTCGCCTTTCTAGAAGAACTGGGTTACTTAGATCATCCGTCTGTTTTTGCTCATGGGGTCGAATTAAACGAGCGGGAAATTGAACGTTTGGCAACCTCTCAAGTGGCTATCGCTCACAATCCTATTAGTAACCTCAAACTGGCCTCAGGAATTGCTCCAATTATTCAACTCCAAAAAGCAGGGGTAGCAGTCGGAATTGCGACTGACTCGGTAGCTTCTAATAACAATCTAGATATGTTTGAGGAAGGACGGACTGCAGCCCTCCTTCAGAAAATGAAGAGTGGAGATGCCAGTCAATTTCCTATCGAAACAGCCCTCAAAGCTCTGACAATAGAAGGTGCTAAGGTTCTAGGAATGGAAAAGCAGATAGGAAGCCTAGAAGTTGGCAAACAGGCAGATTTTCTGGTCATTCAACCACAAGGAAAAATCCATCTTCAACCTCAGGAAAATATGCTCTCTCACCTGGTTTATGCTGTCAAATCCAGTGATGTCGATGATGTTTATATCGATGGAGAACAGGTGGTCAAGCAAGGTCAAGTTTTGACAGTAGAACTTTAA
- a CDS encoding ABC transporter ATP-binding protein, translating to MKRQTANQTLSRLAKDLANHPFLLFLAFLGTIAQVGLSIYLPILIGQVIDQVLVAGSSPVFWQIFLQMILVVIGNTLVQWANPLLYNRLIFSYTKDLRERIIHKLHRLPIAFVDRQGSGEMVSRVTTDIEQLAAGLTMIFNQFFIGVLMILVSILAMLQIHLLMTLLVLLLTPLSMVISRFIAKRSYHLFQKQTETRGIQTQLIEESLSQQTIIQSFNAQTEFIQRLHEANANYAGYSQSAIFYSSTVNPSTRFVNALIYALLAGVGAYRIMMGSTLTIGRLVTFLNYVQQYTKPFNDISSVLAELQSALACAERVYAILESPEVAETGKEVLTSDQVKGAISFKHVSFGYNPERILIKDLSIDIPAGSKVAIVGPTGAGKSTLINLLMRFYPINSGDILLDGRSIYDYTRASLRQQFGMVLQETWLKQGTVHDNIVFGNPDASREQVIAAAKAANADFFIQQLPQGYDTKLENAGESLSVGQAQLLTIARVFLAIPKILILDEATSSIDTRTEVLVQDAFAKLMKGRTSFIIAHRLSTIQDANLILVLVDGDIVEHGNHQELMARKGKYYQMQKAAAFSSE from the coding sequence ATGAAACGACAAACTGCAAATCAAACACTCTCACGTTTGGCCAAAGATTTAGCAAACCATCCCTTCCTCCTTTTCCTAGCCTTTCTAGGAACCATTGCCCAGGTTGGCTTATCAATTTACCTACCTATTCTGATTGGGCAGGTCATTGACCAAGTTCTAGTGGCTGGTTCATCACCAGTTTTTTGGCAGATTTTCCTTCAGATGATCTTGGTGGTCATAGGAAATACACTGGTACAATGGGCAAATCCCCTTCTCTATAATCGCTTAATCTTCTCTTATACCAAAGACTTACGAGAGCGAATCATCCATAAGCTCCATCGTTTACCGATTGCTTTTGTGGATCGGCAGGGCAGTGGAGAGATGGTCAGTCGTGTGACCACAGATATAGAGCAGCTGGCAGCTGGTTTGACCATGATTTTCAACCAATTTTTCATTGGCGTCTTGATGATTTTGGTTAGTATCCTAGCCATGCTTCAAATTCACCTCCTCATGACCCTCTTGGTCTTGCTATTGACACCACTGTCCATGGTGATCTCGCGCTTTATTGCCAAGCGATCTTATCATCTCTTCCAGAAGCAAACAGAGACGAGGGGGATTCAGACTCAGTTGATTGAAGAATCGCTTAGCCAGCAGACTATTATCCAGTCCTTCAATGCTCAGACAGAGTTTATCCAAAGACTGCACGAGGCGAATGCCAACTACGCAGGCTATTCTCAGTCAGCCATCTTTTATTCATCAACGGTTAATCCTTCAACTCGCTTTGTTAATGCACTCATCTATGCCCTTCTTGCTGGAGTGGGAGCCTATCGTATCATGATGGGTTCAACCTTGACCATTGGGCGTTTAGTGACTTTTTTGAACTATGTTCAGCAGTACACTAAGCCCTTTAACGATATTTCTTCTGTTCTAGCCGAATTGCAAAGTGCTCTCGCTTGCGCAGAGCGTGTCTATGCTATCTTAGAAAGTCCAGAGGTGGCTGAAACAGGTAAGGAAGTCTTGACCAGCGACCAAGTCAAGGGCGCTATTTCCTTTAAGCATGTTTCTTTTGGATACAATCCTGAAAGGATCTTGATTAAGGACTTATCCATCGATATCCCAGCTGGTAGCAAGGTAGCCATCGTTGGTCCGACAGGTGCTGGTAAGTCAACTCTTATCAATCTACTCATGCGTTTTTATCCTATTAACTCGGGAGATATCTTGCTAGACGGTCGTTCCATTTACGACTATACCCGAGCGTCATTGAGACAGCAGTTTGGCATGGTACTCCAAGAAACCTGGCTCAAGCAAGGAACCGTTCATGACAATATTGTCTTTGGAAATCCTGATGCCAGTCGGGAGCAGGTGATTGCTGCTGCAAAGGCAGCCAATGCAGACTTTTTCATCCAACAGTTGCCACAGGGATATGATACTAAGTTGGAAAATGCAGGAGAATCTCTCTCTGTTGGTCAGGCTCAGCTCTTGACCATCGCCCGAGTCTTTCTAGCTATTCCAAAGATTCTTATCTTAGACGAGGCGACATCATCCATTGATACACGGACAGAAGTGCTAGTACAGGATGCCTTTGCCAAGCTCATGAAGGGACGTACAAGCTTTATCATTGCCCACCGTTTGTCAACCATTCAGGATGCGAATTTGATTCTTGTCTTGGTAGATGGTGACATTGTGGAGCATGGCAATCATCAAGAGCTCATGGCTAGAAAGGGCAAGTATTACCAAATGCAAAAAGCTGCAGCTTTTAGCTCTGAATAA
- the rplJ gene encoding 50S ribosomal protein L10 codes for MSEAIIAKKAELVDVVAEKMKAAASIVVVDARGLTVEQDTVLRRELRGSEVEYKVIKNSILRRAAEKAGLEDLASVFVGPSAVAFSNEDVIAPAKILNDFAKNAEALEIKGGAIEGAVASKEEIVALATLPNREGLLSMLLSVLQAPVRNVALAVKAVADNKEDAA; via the coding sequence ATGAGTGAAGCAATTATTGCTAAAAAAGCGGAACTAGTTGACGTAGTAGCTGAAAAAATGAAAGCTGCTGCATCTATCGTCGTTGTAGACGCTCGTGGTTTGACAGTTGAGCAAGATACAGTTCTTCGTCGTGAGCTTCGTGGAAGCGAAGTTGAGTATAAAGTCATTAAAAACTCAATCTTGCGTCGTGCAGCTGAAAAAGCTGGTCTTGAAGATCTTGCATCAGTATTTGTTGGACCATCTGCAGTAGCATTTTCTAACGAAGATGTTATCGCACCAGCGAAAATCTTGAACGATTTTGCTAAAAACGCTGAAGCACTTGAAATCAAAGGTGGTGCAATCGAAGGCGCTGTCGCATCTAAAGAAGAAATCGTTGCTCTTGCAACTCTTCCAAACCGCGAAGGACTTCTTTCTATGCTCCTTTCTGTACTTCAAGCGCCAGTGCGCAACGTTGCTCTTGCAGTCAAAGCGGTTGCAGACAACAAAGAAGACGCAGCTTAA
- the gdhA gene encoding NADP-specific glutamate dehydrogenase: MTSAKDYIQSVFAIVKARNGHEAEFLQAVEEFFSTLEPVFEKHPEYIEENILARITEPERVISFRVPWVDRDGKVQVNRGYRVQFNSAVGPYKGGLRFHPTVNQGILKFLGFEQIFKNVLTGLPIGGGKGGSDFDPKGKTDAEVMRFCQSFMTELQKYIGPSLDVPAGDIGVGGREIGYLYGQYKRLNQFDAGVLTGKPLGFGGSLIRPEATGYGLVYYTEEMLKANGNSFAGKKVVISGSGNVAQYALQKATELGATVISVSDSNGYVIDENGIDFDLLVDVKEKRRARLTEYAAEKATATYHEGSVWTYAGNYDIALPCATQNEINGEAAKRLVDQGVICVSEGANMPSDLDAIKVYKENGILYGPAKAANAGGVAVSALEMSQNSLRLSWTREEVDGRLKDIMTNIFNTAKTTAETYGLGTDYLAGANIAAFENVANAMIAQGIV; the protein is encoded by the coding sequence ATGACATCTGCTAAAGACTATATCCAAAGCGTGTTTGCAATTGTGAAAGCTCGTAACGGGCATGAGGCTGAATTTCTCCAGGCGGTTGAAGAATTCTTCAGCACTTTGGAACCTGTATTTGAAAAACATCCTGAGTATATCGAAGAAAATATCTTGGCACGCATCACTGAACCTGAGCGCGTGATTTCTTTCCGTGTTCCTTGGGTTGACCGTGATGGAAAAGTTCAAGTCAACCGTGGTTACCGTGTTCAATTCAACTCAGCTGTTGGACCATATAAAGGCGGACTTCGTTTCCACCCAACTGTAAACCAAGGAATCTTGAAATTCCTCGGCTTCGAACAAATCTTTAAAAACGTTTTGACTGGACTTCCAATCGGTGGAGGTAAAGGTGGATCAGACTTCGATCCTAAAGGAAAGACTGATGCTGAAGTGATGCGCTTCTGCCAAAGCTTCATGACTGAATTGCAAAAATACATCGGACCATCACTCGACGTCCCAGCTGGCGATATCGGTGTTGGTGGACGTGAAATTGGTTACCTTTACGGTCAATACAAACGCCTTAACCAATTTGATGCTGGTGTCTTGACTGGTAAACCTCTTGGATTCGGTGGTAGCTTGATTCGTCCAGAAGCAACTGGTTACGGTTTGGTTTACTACACTGAAGAAATGCTCAAAGCTAATGGTAACAGTTTTGCTGGTAAGAAAGTGGTTATTTCAGGTTCTGGTAACGTAGCTCAATACGCTCTTCAAAAAGCAACTGAACTCGGCGCTACTGTTATCTCTGTATCTGACTCAAACGGTTATGTCATCGACGAAAATGGTATTGACTTCGATCTTTTGGTTGATGTTAAAGAAAAACGCCGTGCTCGTTTGACTGAATATGCAGCTGAGAAAGCAACTGCTACTTACCATGAAGGTTCTGTATGGACTTACGCTGGTAACTACGACATCGCTCTTCCATGTGCGACTCAAAACGAAATCAACGGCGAAGCAGCTAAGCGCTTGGTTGACCAAGGCGTTATCTGTGTATCTGAAGGTGCCAACATGCCAAGCGATCTTGATGCGATTAAAGTCTACAAAGAAAACGGAATCCTTTACGGACCTGCCAAAGCTGCCAACGCTGGTGGTGTAGCTGTATCAGCGCTTGAAATGAGCCAAAACAGCCTTCGCCTTTCATGGACCCGTGAAGAAGTTGATGGACGCCTCAAAGACATCATGACAAACATCTTCAATACAGCTAAAACAACTGCTGAAACATACGGACTTGGTACTGACTACCTTGCAGGTGCCAATATCGCTGCCTTCGAAAACGTAGCCAACGCTATGATTGCACAAGGTATTGTCTAA
- the rplL gene encoding 50S ribosomal protein L7/L12, with translation MALNIENIIAEIKEASILELNDLVKAIEEEFGVTAAAPVAVAAAGGAEEAAKDSFDVELTAAGDKKVGVIKVVREITGLGLKEAKELVDGAPGVIKEGVPTAEAEEIKAKLEEAGASVTLK, from the coding sequence ATGGCATTGAACATTGAAAACATTATTGCTGAAATTAAAGAAGCTTCAATCCTTGAATTGAACGACCTTGTAAAAGCTATCGAAGAAGAATTTGGTGTAACTGCGGCTGCTCCTGTAGCTGTAGCTGCTGCTGGTGGCGCTGAAGAAGCTGCTAAAGATTCATTTGACGTTGAATTGACAGCTGCAGGCGACAAGAAAGTCGGCGTTATCAAAGTTGTACGTGAAATCACTGGTCTTGGACTTAAAGAAGCTAAAGAACTTGTTGATGGTGCACCAGGTGTCATCAAAGAAGGCGTTCCAACTGCAGAAGCAGAAGAAATCAAAGCTAAATTGGAAGAAGCTGGAGCTTCAGTTACTCTTAAATAA
- a CDS encoding dihydroorotate oxidase, with protein MVSTKTQIAGFEFDNCLMNAAGVACMTVEELEGVKNSAAGTFVTKTATLDFRHGNPEPRYQDVPLGSINSMGLPNNGLDYYLDYLLDLQEKEPNRTFFLSLVGMSPEETHAILKKVQESEFKGLTELNLSCPNVPGKPQIAYDFETTDRILAEVFVYFTKPLGIKLPPYFDIVHFDQAAAIFNKYPLKFVNCVNSIGNGLYIEGESVVIRPKNGFGGIGGEYIKPTALANVHAFYQRLNPQIQIIGTGGVLTGRDAFEHILCGASMVQVGTTLHKEGVGAFERITNELKEIMAEKGYENLEDFRGKLRYIG; from the coding sequence ATGGTATCAACGAAAACACAAATAGCTGGCTTTGAGTTTGACAATTGCTTGATGAATGCAGCGGGTGTGGCTTGTATGACGGTAGAGGAACTTGAAGGAGTCAAAAACTCAGCGGCGGGTACTTTTGTTACGAAGACTGCGACCTTGGACTTTCGTCATGGAAATCCTGAACCACGTTACCAGGATGTTCCACTTGGCTCCATCAATTCTATGGGTTTGCCAAATAATGGCTTAGACTATTATCTGGACTATCTTTTGGATTTGCAGGAAAAAGAGCCAAACCGAACTTTCTTTCTATCTTTAGTTGGCATGTCTCCAGAAGAAACACATGCCATCTTGAAAAAAGTTCAAGAGAGTGAGTTTAAAGGACTGACGGAGCTCAATCTCTCTTGTCCAAATGTTCCAGGAAAGCCTCAGATTGCTTATGATTTTGAGACAACAGACCGTATCTTGGCAGAAGTATTTGTCTACTTTACCAAACCTCTTGGGATCAAATTGCCACCTTATTTTGATATTGTCCACTTTGATCAAGCGGCTGCTATTTTCAATAAATATCCGCTCAAGTTTGTTAACTGTGTTAACTCTATCGGAAACGGCCTTTATATAGAAGGCGAGTCGGTCGTGATTCGTCCTAAAAATGGTTTTGGTGGGATTGGGGGAGAGTATATCAAACCAACAGCTCTTGCTAATGTCCATGCCTTTTATCAACGTCTCAATCCGCAAATCCAAATCATTGGAACAGGTGGTGTTCTAACGGGTCGTGATGCCTTTGAACACATCCTCTGTGGTGCTAGTATGGTGCAAGTAGGAACGACGCTCCACAAAGAAGGCGTCGGTGCTTTTGAACGCATTACCAATGAACTAAAAGAAATCATGGCGGAAAAAGGGTACGAAAACCTAGAAGATTTTCGTGGGAAATTGCGCTATATTGGTTAA